The region aaaaaatcaactcccgttctcattcttttttttttttacgaacTAAATGGCCCTAAGAATTTTATTTCCTGCAACCATAACTGCACCCCCacagcccccccccccccaccccAAATGCAAGACCCCATTGATTTTGACGACCCCCTGTCTGTTTGCACCAGCCATTTTGAGGACAAATCGAGATTTCCTTCTTGGTTTTATCATGCTCATTACCCTTGGCATTTTAAGGGTTTGGTAATCAGAGAGCTTATGATAAGCAAGAGACATCACAAGTATTTCTCATTCAAATAATTTGGTATAAACTACTAATGATCTTTTGACTATGCATATCAATAGTTTTGTTTAATTGCAATTCAACTTCACAAATGATCTAAattcacaaaaataaaagaataaatcaGAATGAATTGAATTTTAATCTAAAACCAGAATACAATAACAACTACATTGTCTACAAAATTAACATCTTATGCACTTACAGATTCATACCATACCAGATCATCACCTGTGTAGAGGAAGATTTTTAACGGCGTTTAAACTGCGGTGATGATGTATTCTTGTTACCACCATTTCCATTTCTCAACTGCTCTTCATTACCGAGAGCTGCAGACGACAGGAACGCGAATCGTTCGAGAGCATCACGAGCTCTCTTCTTAGCCAAACTCGCCTCCTGCACTCTCCTCTCAGCTTCAACCCTAGCCACCGCCGCAGCTTTCGCCATCGCCACGGCGGAAATCTTGGCTGCGGCGACGAGAGCTCGAGCGGAGTCGATATCAATGGCATTAGAGCTAGGATTGTCATCGAAGAATGAGAAATTAGAGGAAGAACAAGCGGGGCAGAGGAAGAGAAGAGGGTGAGAGGAGGAGGGAGCACAGGCGAGGTGAGAGATGGAAGGGCAGTTCAGGCACATCAGCCGCTCCTCTACAGCCGGAATAACACAGCGTTTGTCATCATCGGAGTATACGTGGAAGCACAAGGGACAGAAGAGGCCTTGGTGCCTCTTTAGCATGCAATCAGTGCAGAGGCGACGGTAAATGCCTCTGTGTCGGACGCTGTGGAGGAGCCACCTCTTCTCTCCGCCGCAGCCGCTGCATTTGGTAGAGTAATAGGATTGGTGGAGTTGCTCGTGCATTGCAGCGATTGGGTTCTCTTCTCAGCCTAAACTAACCTAGACAGACAGATAATTAGGGTTTTAGGGATTGTATTTGGCAATGTGTGTGCATAGATGGAGAAGAATTTAAGAGAAATCTAATAATAGTAATGTAATCATACAGTGGATGTCATTACTtaaataagaatttatttttctctaatcaggatttgttttttcataattaattttttttcaaaaacaaaaaacaaaaatgagcTACAATCTCTTAGGAGGGGATTATAAATCTTACTAGtgagttatagctcaaatggtgtaaacgttgggcaataatattatcaatgagttataactcaaatggtttaaacgctaggaaacaaaacGCTAGGTCATGGATAAAATAGTAACGTATAGATTAAAATCGTCAAAGATTTGATCTCTGAGAAGggtaaaaatttctcaaaagattAGAGTGACAGTGTCCAAGTGTAGATCAAGA is a window of Mercurialis annua linkage group LG2, ddMerAnnu1.2, whole genome shotgun sequence DNA encoding:
- the LOC126669358 gene encoding uncharacterized protein LOC126669358, which encodes MHEQLHQSYYSTKCSGCGGEKRWLLHSVRHRGIYRRLCTDCMLKRHQGLFCPLCFHVYSDDDKRCVIPAVEERLMCLNCPSISHLACAPSSSHPLLFLCPACSSSNFSFFDDNPSSNAIDIDSARALVAAAKISAVAMAKAAAVARVEAERRVQEASLAKKRARDALERFAFLSSAALGNEEQLRNGNGGNKNTSSPQFKRR